The DNA sequence TTACCCTTATACCGACATTTTCGTTTACGATTAATCCAGTATTAAATAATTCATCAGCCTTTTCCAAATCCCTATAGAATATAATTGGTACACTCAAAGTTCATTTTAGCCAGTCAATATATAACTTCGCTTTTCATGAGACAACAAAACTCTACGTTGAACATTTTTTCTTGTATCATTATATTTACTTTCATTATGGTTGCTTCAATGACATAGAAAAGGCCTCTTAACGGTTGTAGATACCATTCGCCGTTAAGAAGCCTATTATATTTACAACCATCAATCGTCGTTTTAGGGGTTGTTATTAATACCACAACAAGTAACATCTATAAACCTGATGCTCTTTTATCAACTAACACTCCTCAGGTGCACCCTCATTCGTTGCTGTACGGAACGATGAACCACAGCCACAATTCGCAATGGCATTCGGATTATCGATCGTAAAGCCCCCGCCCATTAAAGATTGTTTGTAATCAATTTTTACTCCCTTTAATATTGGTGCGCTTTCCTCATCAATGACCATTTGAATCCCGTGTTGTTCGAATTGGATGTCACCTTCTGCTACCTCATGTTCAAAGCCCATGCCATACGATAGTCCACTACATCCACCACCTTGGACTCCGATGCGCAGAAGAGCTCCTTCTTCTTCATTTTCTTTCTTCATCGCATTGATTTGATGTGCTGCTGATTCAGTTATTTCTAATATATCACTCATTCATCTTCCCTCCAATCTGAGTTATTACTTGTCTAGCTTTGCCTCATAGCCGTGCAAGTCGATTCAACTTAAAGATGACTATTGTACTTTTATTTCCTTTTAGTATACCTTTCCCGTTTTGGCTATACAAATAATTAGTCCTGTCATAGCATGGGATTCTAAAGGTAGAAATTGATATATCTTCTAGTAGTAATACGTGCCCGTACAAATTGTTTCAGCAGGTCCTGTCATCATGACATTCCCTTCATTTGTCCATGTGATGCGTAAATCTCCACCTGCTAAATGTACAAGTGTTTCTTTATTACGTATCGTCTTTTCATTTAATACAGATGCGACTACTGCTGCGCATGCACCTGTTCCACAAGCTTGAGTAATACCTGATCCTCTCTCCCAAACTCGGAAATGAAGTTCGTGATCATTAACGACTTCAACATACTCAACATTAATTCCTTCTGGGAACCTTGCATCCTTCTCTATTAATGGTCCTTCTGACGTTAATGGAGCCTCATCAATATGTTCAACGTAAAAAATAGCATGTGGGTTCCCCATAGAGACAAGTGTCACTTCTCGCTCTTCACCAGCAAAAATATTTTTCTCACTTACAACAGCTTCCTTCTCATCACCAACCATAGGAATTTGAGAACGTTTTAGTTGTGGTTTGCCCATATCTATCGTTATACTAATGACCTTGCCTTCCTCTTCTTGAATTTGTGCATGTACAACACCTGATAGTGTTTCGATTGGAAATGCCTTGTCACTCACTATTTTATGTTCGTACACATATTTCGCAACACATCTGAGACCATTTCCGCAGTTTTTCCCTTCTGAACCGTCATTATTAAAAATTCTCATTTTCACAGCTGCTACTTCTGACGGACAAATTAAAATCATTCCGTCTGATCCAATTCCTGTATTCACATTAGAAATTTTTATTGCAAGCTCAGCTAATTGTGATTCTTTAAGATTTTCCTCGAACATATTTACATATATATAATTATTGCCTAGACCATGCATTTTAGTGAAAGTCAGTTGATTCATTGCAACATACCCTCCATATATTTTTTCGTTCCGTTAGTCTTCATGTATATTGTACTCATTTTTTGTTCATACTGGAATTATCCCCCGTATGATATCGTCCTTCATATTATTTGAAGGACTTCTTTTTGTTTCTTTCGACTCATTATTAGCAGTACTAATTTCATATGTTTTACGATATAATTATATAAATATTATTTTGTGCTTAGGAAATATAAACTGCTAGTTAGGAAGGAAGCAACATGAATACTATCCCTCCATTCTATGATTATAAACCTACATGCTTGCTATGTAAAAAAACTTATACTACTAAAAAGGTTAGATCACGTTATACGAAGGTTTCTCTTCATGAGTCAGATTTCTGTCCTCAATATAAAAATAAAGAATACGATCCTTCACTTTATTATATTTGTGTGTGCCCTCATTGTGGGTTTTCTAGTTCAAATAAGTTTGAAGCGGCTTTCCCGCCTTTAACGATAGAAACGATTGAAAAAAATATTTGTGACAACTGGGCAGGTAAAAATTACTGTGGGATTCGGACAAAGAAAGATGCCATTGATACATATAAGTTAGCAATATATAGTGCATTACTTAAGAAAGAAAAACATATAACAATTGCTGGGATGTATCTTCGTACAGCTTGGTTATATCGTAAATTAACAAATCAAAAACAAGAACAACGTTTTATGAAGTTAGCACTAGAGGAGTATATTCAGTCGTATATGACCCACGACTTTAACTTTACCCAAATGTCTGAAATTCGTATCTTGTATATGATTGGAGAATTGAATCGAAGACTTGGTAACGATGAACAAGCTATTCGATATTTTTCAAAAGTTCTTGAACAGCAAAATAACACGATTGAATACGGAATCATTAACATGACGAGAGAAAGTTGGTATGAAATCCGCCAGGATCGCCAAATGGTCACTCTCGATTAGGACAGTTGTTGTTGGATTATTAATCTTAGAGCATGAAGATTAAAGCAAATTGACCAGATACCTTATCAATTTAAGAAAGCTATAGCATGACCAAACATAATAGAAATCAAAAAAAGTGCACTAATAAATGAGTGCACTTTGTTTATTCTGTTACGACATATATTATTTTTTGTACCAAGAATTAAATACGAATTACGAAGCACTTTTCCTTCAATAAAATGACGGCAGTCAAATTAATTTTCAATTTAGAACCATTAGCAACAGAATTTACGAAAAGAGTCTCATTAAAACATCGGATTATCCTCTAAATATTGATTTATATTATTTACGAGTTCATCAGCATCTTTTCCTACAACAATCTCTCCGTTGACAAGTGCAAACAAGGATTGGGCACATTTACCACAATAGCCTAAACATCCATACTCAATGATATCTAAATTTGGATCCTTCTCAAGCCTTTCACGTGCTTGTTGACCACCATTAGCTAAATTACTAATACAAAATTCAATAATAGGCTTCATTTTTTTCACCTCTCATCGATTTTATATGCTACTCATTTTTTGCTGTTTCGTCAACAATATTGCTCAAATTTTGTCAAGAAATATGGAATATTTGTTGTTATTTTGTCGTAATTTAGTTATACTTTTTTATGGTTTCATCATTATTTAGTTATTAACCATATTAATATGTATAACATTATATATTTTATAGAAAATTTATGAAGTACGTATCGTAATCTCTTACTTTTTTAACAAAGGGGAAGTCAACAATGAAAAACCTTGTCATTCTTGGTGGCGGATACGGTGGTATGCGTATCCTTCATCGCCTTTTACCCAACGAACTACCAAATGATGTCCAAGTTACTCTAGTTGATCGCATTCCATATCATTGTTTAAAAACCGAATACTATGCTCTGGCAGCTGGTACCATTTCAGATACGCATGTACGAGTATCTTTTCCTGAGCACGATCGGTTGAACCTCTTATATGGAGAAGTTACGAACATTAATTTGGAAGATAAAACCGTTGAATTTCAAGATCGAGAACCGTTATCTTATGATGATTTAATCATTGGTTTAGGCTGTGAAGACAAATATCATGGCGTTCCTGGAGCGCAAGAATATACGTACAGTATTCAAACAATTGATAATTCACGAGACACTTACCAAAAGCTTAATAACTTACCAGCAGGTTCCACTGTCTCTATTGTAGGTGCAGGACTAAGCGGCGTAGAGTTAGCAAGTGAATTACATGAAAGCCGCGTTGATTTAAACATCAAACTATTCGATCGTGGAAAACACATTTTATCGATGTTCCCTGAACGTTTAAGTAAGTATGTTGAATCATGGTTTTTAGAACATAACATAGAGTTAATTAACAATGCTTGTATTACGAAAGTAGAAGAAAATGTCTTATATAATCATGATGAAGGTATCTCAAGTGATGCAATTGTTTGGACAGCAGGCATTCAGCCAAATAAAGTCGTTCAAGCTTTACCTGCCGAAAAAGATGCACAAGGACGCGTAGTATTAACGAACCAGCATAACATTCCTGAAAATGAAAATGTCTATGTAGTTGGTGATTGTGCAAGCCTGCCACACGCACCTAGCGCACAACTCGCTGAAGGGCAAGCTGAACAAATCGTTCAAGTGCTTCTAAAGCGCTGGAATAATGAAGAACCACCAAGCGAATTCCCACCAATTAAATTAAAGGGTGTTCTAGGTTCTTTAGGTAAAAAACATGGTTTCGGTTTACTTGCAGATAGACCTCTCATGGGAAGAGTTCCTCGCCTATTAAAATCAGGAATTCTTTGGATGTATAAAAATCACAGGGGATAAACTTGGCCTCTGATTATCATCCAACATACCTCGAGCTACATTTAGAATGTCACAAGCGGGTTGACCACCCTAGTGCATATCAATACCAGAGGCTTTTGCCTCTGATTTTAATAAAACGTCATCAATGGCTGGCTATAACTATGCCAGGAGATTGACTAAATTACATGGTACATTAAACAAGAAAAGACGGGCTGTTACCCGTCTTTTAACTGTATTTTTTGCTATTAACCTTAATAAACGAGCTTTGGATTGCCTTCACTTAGTCATATGCTTGTTATCCTTGTTGATAGCCGTATTTCTCCATTTCTTCAAATACAGTTTTTAATTTAGGGTTCCCTTCACCAACAATATTGTCATTAATAACAACTACTGGATAAAACATATCCTCTTCTATCACTCTAGTAGCGAAGCTCTGTTTGTCCTTCTTTGAAGGGGGAGCATATATATCAACATATGATATTATAAATGGCTGATTAGGAAATTTTCTCGTTATTGCAGCATCCAACCATTCATATGTTTCTTTCGAAGATGGTAAGTTTACACAACTAGGACATAATACTTCCGTACCGTATACACAAACTTCTACTTGTTGTAATATAGTCATAGGGTAAGACACTCCTCTTTTTCAGTGTTCTTATCTTATTGTACAAGAAAACGATTGCTAACGAAACTTTTTCTGTAACCCAATCGGTAAATATCCAAGTTCGTACGATAGATTTTTTTCATTACACTGTTTATAATAGATAATAAGGAAAGGAGTCGATAATCTTGGCTGAATTAGCAATGGAAGAACAAGTACAAGAAGTTTTAGATAAACTTCGCCCATTTCTTTTACGTGACGGAGGAGATTGTGAATTAGTTGACGTAGAAGAAGGTATTGTAAAGTTACGTTTATTAGGTGCATGTGGTAGTTGTCCGAGTTCCACAATTACATTAAAAGCAGGTATTGAGCGTGCACTTCTAGAGGAAGTACCAGGTGTAGTAGAAGTAGAACAGGTTTTCTAACCTGATATAATATGTCATATTGGTCATCCACCACTAGTTCACTAGTGCTAGAGCAAGACAATATGAAAAGCGAAACCTTCCTGAATGGAGGTTTCGCTTTTTTATTATATTGTTTTTGCATTGATTTTTTTGTTGTTCATAGTAAAATATAAACACGGAAAATACCTGTGATCTCGTCGCAATTTTTCTTCTATAAGACGATACCATTCGCTTACGACCTCACTGTGTTGCAATTTTATATAAATAACAACAAAATCTTATGAAAAGAACTTTTATTTACAGTAGACCGAGCTTTTATGGTCAGTTAATCTTTACAGTATAGTCAGTTCACTTCTTCCTTTTCTTTCGATGTTTGAACTACCGTGCTCCCTTGATTGTCTACAGAAAGAAATTCTATTTTATGTTGAGAAAAGCTGCTTTGTAGGGATTTTTGAAGATTTGCACCTTTACCTTTTTCAGCAAAACAAATAATTGTTGGTCCAGCTCCACTTAATGCTGTACCAAAGGCACCGTATCTTCTCGCACAAGAGCTAATTTCGTCTATGTCAGGAACGAGCTTTGATCGATATGGTTGATGAAAAAGGTCTAGCTCCATCATTTTTCCCGCAAGCGTCCAATTTTTAGTCAATAAAGAGCTTATTAACACATTACTAATTGAGCTTGCTTCAACAGCCTTTGAGAATGCAAAATCACTTGGAAGGACACTTCTAGCTTCAGCAGTTTTCAATTCAAATCCAGGTATCACGACTACAATATCGACATCAAAATCATGTACTGCGATAATGTCAGTTTCATGTTGACGGTGGCTACCAATAATTAACCCTCCATAAATGGATGCACCAACATTATCAGGGTGCCCTTCATATAAGCTAGCAAATCTAAGCTTTTCATCATTTGTCATATGCAAATCACATAACACATTCGCTAGTTCGATTCCTGCAACAATGGCAGCTGCGCTACTACCAAGCCCTCTAGCAAGTGGAATTTCACCAGTAACGTCTACATAGCATGGAGTTAACTCTTTTTCATGTATATCAGCTACTTTTTGTGCAACTTGAAATATGAGATTATCTTTACCCGTCGGAATATCTCTTAACTCGTCTGTCAGCGAATGAAATAACCATTGTGTACTTCTCTGTACTTCAAGTGTTAAGTAGCGTGAAACAGCTAAGCCGATAGAATCAAACCCTGGTCCTAAGTTGGACGTACTGCCTGGTACTTTTATCACGATCCGTTCATTCATAGTCACGAATGAACAGCTCCTTGAATATGATCAAATACAACTTTCTCGTCATTCGGCAATACAACAGGCTTAATTTCCGTTGAATCAATGGCAACATTTGGATCCTTTAAGCCATTCCCAGTCAAAACAGCCACAACTTTGCTTCCTTTGATCATTTCTCCACTCTTTAGTTGTTTTATTACTCCTGCTATTGAGGCACAAGATGCAGGCTCTGCAAAGATACCTTCACTACGTGCTAACAAACGATATGCTGCTAAAATCTCATCATCTGTTACTTCATCAATTTTACCGTTTGATGATTTAGCTGCATCAACTGCATAATCCCAGCTAGCTGGATTTCCGATCCGGATCGCTGTAGCAATAGTTTCTGGGTTTTTAATTACTTCACCTCTTACAATCGCAGCTGATCCTTCTGCTTCGAAACCTCTCATTTGTGGTAAACCTGTCTCATGCTTTTCATTGTATTCTTTAAAACCTTTCCAATATGCGGTAATATTTCCTGCGTTACCGACAGGGATAGCTAGCACATCAGGGGCAGAACCTAATTGGTCACATATTTCAAATGCTGACGTTTTTTGCCCTTCTATTCTATATGGATTCACCGAGTTCACTAGCGTAACTGGCGCAATTTCACTAAGCTTACGAACCATTGTTAGCGCATGGTCAAAGTTTCCTTCAATTGCAAATATCTCTGCCCCATACATGACTGCTTGAGCAAGTTTCCCCATCGCAATTTTCCCATCAGGAATGACAATAATACATCGCATACCAGCACGAGATGCATATGCGGCAGCTGCGGCTGAAGTATTTCCAGTGGAAGCACAAATCACTGTGTCACTGCCTTCCTCTTTTGCTTTTGCTACAGCCATTACCATCCCTCGATCTTTAAATGAACCAGTTGGATTTGCACCTTCTACTTTGACATATAGGTCAATTCCTAGCTCCTTTGAGAGATTGTCAGCTCGGATTAATGGTGTATTACCTTCATGTAAACTTAGTAATGGTGTCTTATCAGTAATCGGCAAATAATCCTTGTAATGATGTAATAATCCTTTCCAAGCCATTATACATTCTCTCCCTCTATGCGATATGAACTTTTCACTTCATATATAACATCTAAATCCCTTAATTGCTGCAAAATTTGCTCATAGTCTTGTAATGAAGCGTGATGTGTCACTAATACGATTTCCGCTAAATCACTTTCTTTTAAAGGTAACTGTAATATTTTTTCAAAGCTTACATCTCGTGCTGTAAATAGACCCGTTATTTTCGCAAAAGCTCCAACTTGATCCTTCACATGGATACGTAAAAAGTATTTTGAAAGAATTTCTGAAGCCGCTTTAAGTTGCTTATCATATTGTGGAGTAATAAAGCTATTTCCATTAATACCAAGTCTCATGTTTTTCATTACTCCAACCAAATCTGAAACTACTGCAGTAGCTGTTGGTAAGCTACCAGCCCCTGGGCCATAAAACATTGTTTCTCCTACTGCTTCACCATAAACATATACGGCATTGTACTCGTCATTTACTGATGCTAACGGGTGTGACTCCGGAAGTAGCGTCGGTTGGACACTGACTTCAACTCGATCACCACTTCTATTCGCCAAACCAACAAGCTTCATTGTATATCCTAATTGCTTACTATATTGAAGATCCTCTTCCGTAATATCTGTTATACCTTTCACTGAAACGTCTTCTAAATCAATATTCATCGAAAAGCCGAGGGTTGCCAATATTGCCATTTTCCTTGCGGCATCTAATCCTTCAACATCTGCAGTTGGATCTGCTTCCGCATACCCCAATTGTTGTGCTTCAGCTAGCACCTCATCATAGGGGCTACCAAATTTATTCATTTTCGTTAAAATAAAGTTTGTTGTCCCATTTACAATTCCCATCATTTTAGTTATTCGATCTGAAGCAAGACCGTCTACTAAGCCTCTTAAAATTGGAATTCCGCCTGCAACACTCGCTTCATAGAAAATATCACAACCGTTTTCTGCAGCAACTGTTAACAATTCTGATCCATATAACGCCATAAGGTCTTTATTTGCTGTAACAATATTTTTCTTATTTCTGAGTGCATCTAAAATATGTGAACGCGTTTCATCTACTCCACCCATTACTTCGATGATAACGTCGATGTCAGGATCATTAATCACATCATCAACATTCGTTGTGAGCACAGATGCATCTATCTTAACATCCCTATCTTTATTAACATCTTTTACAACGATTTTCTTAATTTTCACCGGACAGCCGACCTGATGCATAAGACGATCTTGATGGTTTTCAATAATTTTCACAACACCGGAGCCTACTGTTCCAAGACCTAATAACCCAACTGAAATTGACTGTACCATACTCCCCACCTCGTTCATTGTTTTCTCCATAGAAACATTTGTTTATATATAAAAGACATTATAGAGAGTATTACATATGATTACAAGCCTTTTTTTAAATGCAAAAATGTAATCGCATACTTTTATAATGACTGTTTTTTAGTGATTAGTTGTTGTATATCGTACTAAATTATAGACATGTATACAACTTGCCTTTCGGGGTAATCTATATTCTTCAAAGCACATGTTAATCCCATAACCTTTAACTAGTTCTTATGATTCAAAATACAGTTTACAAAATGAGCTTATATAAAAACCTCATTTATATAACCATTCCAATTTCTTTAATGATCCTTGCTGGTTTACGTGAGACAAGTAATCATATACTTCTTTAAGAAAATGCTCATACTGCTTTGTTGTTTGTAAGATGTTATCTAAAGCTTTTATATTCCTTTCTGCATTTTCTTGTTTATTATTACGATAATATTCTTCAATACAATCGAAATAATGTATCGGAAATAGTAAACGAGCAAACAATATTCTAATAAAAAAAGGAGATAGTTGCTTGGAGCGTCCATAATGATAAATAAATTGAGGAATTGTTCGGTTGTCAAACTTACCAGCTCTAAAATATTGGTGTCGCAACCACTCAGCAATATCTCTTGACGGATGATCAAAAACCCAATCTGTAGGAAACCTTACAAGCTGTTGATGTGACCATGTATTTTCTGTAAACCGTTGATGACAAACTGTTGCAGAATCTACTGGTTGTGGTTGTTCATCTAATTCTGTATCAACAAGAAATTGAATAGCGTTTTCTGTTATTCCTAAGTAGTATGGAAATGAGCATAGAAATTTTTCATCGAAAGCATTTAGATTTTCTGCTCTTACTTTTCTCCCCCAGAATATTTCCATTTGATCAAGCCTTTTTTCCCATAAGTATTTCCACTGTCCAATCCTAGCAGTTCTCGTTACTGAATATGGAAACCCACGACCTATATGATGGAATTTGGCAAGTTCCTTTGCTATATGTACATGTTTTTTGTACGTAAAATTTTTATATTGTAACAAAGCATACCTTTGGTCATTAATAAGGGCAAACAATAATTTACTCTTAGCAGGTACGAACGTTGAAGTGAATTGGTCTCCTTTTTGAACAAAATACTTACTAAACTGATCAAGTTCCATTATTTCTTCATCTTCAAGATGATCAACACGGACTGCAACATAGGATGTACGGTTATTTCTAAGTGAAAGGAAACTACCTGGATTTGAAAAGCTCTCATTCACAGATATTCCAAAAAATTCATCTATTTGCTCTTTGTTCATTTTATTCTCCTTTCTTCACCATAATAAAGGCAATCTCATAATGGCTTAACTTAGCTAATTTACTTATATGTATGCTGCTAATTACTTGAATAATCTACAATGCTCCTTTATGATATAGAAAACAATCTGGCAAAATTTTTCACATTCTTAACAATGAACTAGTAAAATATAAGAAAAGTGAGAGCTAGAGCCATCGATGAAAACTTCCATAAAACATGAAGGTTTCTGTTCGTAAGATATGTATCTCATAGGTAATGTTAAAAAACAACTACATTCCATATGAGACGCTTAAATGTAAGGAAAAAACACTTAGGAATCAGGTGACTACAATGGAAATTGAAAGAAGCAACCAAATCGAAGCGAGCGCTAGAGAGCTATTAATTCAAAGAGGTGTTACAATCGATGATATTGCTGACCTTGTATATTTTTTACAAGTGAAATATCATCCAGATTTAACGAAGGAAGTATGTAAAGATAATATTGAACGTGTTTTATCTAAACGTGAAGTACAAAATGCTATATTGACAGGAATTCAATTAGACATTCTTGCAGAAAAAGGCTTACTAGAAGAACCACTTCTTTCAACAATTACTGAAGATGAAGGGTTATATGGGGTTGACGAAATACTCGCCTTATCAATTGTCAATGTATATGGTTCAATCGGGTTTACTAACTATGGATATATTGACAAAGAAAAACCTGGCATACTTAAAGATTTAAATGATAAATCCTCAGGGAAATGTCATACATTTTTAGACGATATCGTAGGAGCGATTGCAGCAGCTGCCTCAAGTCGACTTGCCCACAGATTCGCAAACACAGAGTAAGAAGAAAAGCGGAAGTGCCTTGAACATCCCCGACAAGCACTGGAGCCATTTCACATGAAGGCGCTTTTTGCCTTCGGGTGAAATGGTGAAGTGACTCGAGGGGATAGGCACAGGAGCTGGACAAGAAGAAAAGCGGAAGTGCCTTGAACATCCCCGACAAGCACTGGAGCCATTTCACATGAAGGCGCTTTTTGCCTTCGGGTGAAATGGTGAAGTGACTCGAGGGGATAGGCACAGGAGCTGGACAAGAAGAAAAGCGGAAGTGCCTTGAACATCCCCGACAAGCACTGGAGCCATTTCACATGAAGGCGCTTTTTGCCTTCGGGTAAAATGGTGAAGTGACTCGAGGGGATAGGCACAGGAGCTGGACAAGAAAAAAAGCGGAAGGTGCCCGCTTATCGACGACAAGCATAAGCCAATTCGGCATGAAGGTTGCTTTTTAACCATCTTGACGGATTGGCTTATGACCTCGAGACGATGGCACCTGTAGCTAGACATGTAGAAAAGCGAATGTGCCTTGAACATCCCAAACAAGCACTGGAGCCATTTCACATAAGGTGCTTTTTGCCTTCGGGTGTATGCTTGCAATGACCTCGAGAGGCTAGGATGCAAACTTGAAATACCTTGCAACGTTAAAGGTTTATGTAAGAAAAAAAACTGTTAAAACGCTTAGAATTGAATGCACGTCAAATTGTTAAACAGTATCTAACAATTTGACGTGCAGTTTTTATGTGCTAAATATATTTTATTACGATGTTAATTAAACATTTTGTTGCGAATTAAACTTCTTAATGAAAGATGATGCGGTTTTTCCAACATATTAAATAAGTTCCATCCATTCTTCTAAAGTATTGATGACGTGTGTTGGCTGCTGCTTATACCCTTTTAATAATTCCTTAGTCGTCACACCTGTATGAACTAATAACGTATCCATACCAGCATTCATACCTGCTAGAATATCTGTATCGTAATTATCTCCAACCATCACAGTATTTTCTTTAGCCACACCAAGTACTTTAAGGGCTTGGTCTACAATTATTTTTTCTGGTTTACCTATAAAGATTGGATCAACTTGAGTTGAAACAGTAATAACAGATGTTAGTGAACCGTTACCTGGTAATAACCCTCTCTCTGTTGGGATTGCAATATCACCATTTGTTGAAATAAAAGTTGCTCCATCTCTTACAGCAAGACAACCTAATGCAAGTTTCTCATAATTAATACTTCGATCAATCCCTACTACAACAAAATCAGGTTTGTTATCCTTTAATTCAATTCCTTGATCAGTTAATGCTGTTTGAATACCTTCCTCCCCTATTACGTATGCACTGGCATGCTCTTTTTGTTCTGATATGTAGTTAGCAGTTGCCATACTAGTCGTAAAAACCTGCTCTTCTGTAGACGGTATATCAAAATCTCTAAGCTTTTGTGCTACTTGTGCTGGTGTTCGAGAAGAATTATTCGTTACAAATAAATAGGGGATATTATTCTTGTATAA is a window from the Bacillus sp. SM2101 genome containing:
- a CDS encoding phosphatidylglycerophosphatase A, with translation MEIERSNQIEASARELLIQRGVTIDDIADLVYFLQVKYHPDLTKEVCKDNIERVLSKREVQNAILTGIQLDILAEKGLLEEPLLSTITEDEGLYGVDEILALSIVNVYGSIGFTNYGYIDKEKPGILKDLNDKSSGKCHTFLDDIVGAIAAAASSRLAHRFANTE
- a CDS encoding TIGR01457 family HAD-type hydrolase, coding for MSKKYEGYLIDLDGTMYRGKDKIDAASDFVKKLYKNNIPYLFVTNNSSRTPAQVAQKLRDFDIPSTEEQVFTTSMATANYISEQKEHASAYVIGEEGIQTALTDQGIELKDNKPDFVVVGIDRSINYEKLALGCLAVRDGATFISTNGDIAIPTERGLLPGNGSLTSVITVSTQVDPIFIGKPEKIIVDQALKVLGVAKENTVMVGDNYDTDILAGMNAGMDTLLVHTGVTTKELLKGYKQQPTHVINTLEEWMELI